DNA from Nocardioides seonyuensis:
CAGACGCCGTAGGTCTGGAGCGGCTCCTGAAACATCGCCCGACGTTCGACTCTGGAAGCTTCGCCTACTTCAGTTGCGGACCTCGAGGTGTTGACGACCCGGGGCCTCAGCCTCCTCGTTGAGCATCGTGAGCAGTTTGTCCCCCTCGATGTCGAGGTCTGGCAGCACGCGGTCGAGCCAGCGGGGCAGCCACCATGCTCGCTCGTTGAAGACGGCCATGAGCGCCGGGACGAGCGTCAGCCGGACGACGAAGGCGTCGATAAGGATGCCAGCGGCGAGGGCAAAGCCGATCTGCTTGATCATGATGTCGTGGCTGAAGATGAAGCCGGAGAAGACCGCGACCATGATGATGGCGGCTGCGACGACGACCCGGCTGGCTTGGTCGAACCCGTGGACGACGCTCTGCCGTGCTCCCTCACCGTGGATGTGTGCCTCGCGCATTGAGGAGACCAGGAAGACCTCGTAGTCCATGGCCAGTCCATAGAGGATGCCGGTGACGATGATCGGCATGAAACTCATCAGCGGCCCCCCGGTGTCGAACCCGAAGAGGCTGCTGAGCCAGCCCCACTGGAAGACGGCAGTGGTGGCACCGAAGGTGGCCAGGATGCTGAGCAGGAAGCCGGCTGTGGCCTTGATCGGGACGACTACCGAGCGGAAGACCAGCATCAGGATCAGCACGGAAAGCGCGATGATGATGCCGAGGTAGAGCGGAAGGACGTCGGCGAGCTTGTCGGACATGTCGATGCCGATGGCGGTGAACCCAGTTACGCCCAGCTGTACCTCATTGTCGCCGGCGATCGCGTTGTCGGGCTCGCGCAGCGAAGTCACCAGGTCGCTGGTGGCCTCGTCGCTCGGGCCGGAAGTGGGGATGACGCTGAACACGGCCAGGTCGCCGGCTTCATTGACGCCGACCGGGGCGGCCAGCACGATGTCGTCTCGGTCCTGGAGGTCGGCGATCAGTTTCGCGGTCAGCTCGGGTGTGACGCGGCCGGCGGTGCCGGTGGGTTCTGCGGTGACGAGTAGGGGACCGTTGAATCCCTCGCCGAAGCCTTGCGAGACTGCCTCGTAGCTCTGCCGGGCGGCGGTGTCCTGGTTCGCGGTGGCCCCGGTGGGGATGCCCAGGTTCATGCTGGCGGCGGGGATCGCCATCACGCCCAGGATGGCGACCACACCCACTATGACGGGCCACCGGAACCTGATCACGCCTTTGACCCAGTGGTCGGCGACACTGTGTGATTCCTCCTTGACCTTGGCGCGGCGTTGGGCTCGCGCCTTGTCCGAGCAGATCCGCTCACCGACCAGCCCTAGCAGTGCGGGCAGCAGGGTCAGCGCGATGAGGACGGCCAGGGCCACCGTGGACGCCGCGACCAGGGCCATCGTGGAGAGCATGGCGATGCCGATCACGGTCAGTGCGGTCAGTGCGATGAGGACGGTCACGCCGGCGAAGAAGACGGCACTGCCCGCGGTGCCGACTGCTCTGCCGGCCGCCTCCTGCGCGGTGAGTCCGCGGTCGAGGATGAGCCGTCGCTGCCGGTTGACGACGAACAGCGCGTAGTCGATGCCGACGGCGAGGCCCACCATGAGACCGAGCACTGGGGTGGCGGAGTTCATCTCGACGGCCGTCGAGAGCGCGTACGCTCCGCCGACGCCGATGCCGACCCCGACCAGCGCGGTGACCAGGGGAAGGCCGGCCGCGATCAGCGAGCCCAGGGTGAGCACCAGCACCAGGGCGGCGACGGCGAGACCGATCACCTCGCCGATGCCGACCGGGATCTCGATGGCCTTGAGCGAGTCGCTCGGGAGCACGGTGATCCCGGTCCCGTGCTCCGCGCGCTCCACCACCTCGACCACCGAGGTGACGTCATCGTCGGTCAAGGAGGTCGAGGCGACCGTGAACTGGAACTGGAACAGCGCGACCTGACCGTCGGAGGACACCAGCACGCCGGGCACAGGTGCTCCGTCCACCAGCAGCGGCTGGTAGGGAGGCGTCTGCCCCTGCGCCGATCCCGTCGGGGGAGTGCCCGGTGCATTCTCGTTGGGAGTGCCTGGAGCGCCTTGATCAGCCGCACCCGGCGCAAGGTCGAGGGGGTTTACGACCTTGTCGAGGTCATAGACGTCGTTGACGGTGTTGGTGATCACCGAAAGGCGGTCCGCGGTGTCGAGTCGTTCACCCTCCGGGACGGTGAAGACGACGCTGGCCTGACCTCCCGAGGCTGCAGGCAGCTCATCGGCTACGCGGTCGAGCACGGTCTGTGCCTCGGTGCCCTCGATCTTCATCTCGGAGCTGACACTGACTCCGTTGATAGCGACCGCACCGACGACCACGGCGAGGACCGCGAGCCAGCCCGAGATGAACAGCCACGGCTTGCCGAAGGCGGTTCGTCCGAGCCGGTACAGGAAGGTGGACATGGGTCTGGTGCTCCTTGAGGGCGAGGGGGTTCTAGAGGCCGTTGCGTAGGTAGTCGAAGGTCAGGTCGAGAAACGAGCTGTAGTCCATCGCGGCGGAGCTGAGGTCGCTCTCGCCGCTGAGGTGGACGTCGAGGGTGCCCTCCAGGGCGGCCATCACGGCGCCGTACACCGCGCCGAACAGCAGCGGCACATAGATCGAGGGGTATCGCTCCCCGGCCACCGACCCCAAGAGCTCCTGGGCGGTATGACGCATGCGCTGCTGAACACCCAGGACGTAGGGCTCCAGGGTCGGGTACTGCCGCGCCATCGTCATCAGCTCGCGCATCGTCAGCAACGTGTCTTCGGTGAACTGCTCCCTCATGACGGCCAGCAGGGCGTCGAGCAAGGGCAGGTCTGCGGGGAGGCTGGTCAGGATCTCGCTGACGTCGTCGACCCGGCCGAACGCGACCGAAGCGACCGCCTCTTCCTTGCAGGAGAAGTGGTTCGCGAAGGTACGTCGCGAGTAGCCCGCTCGGTCGACCACGTCCGCGGTGACGAAACCGAACAGGCCACGCTCTCGGGTGAGCTCGAACGCCGCCACGGCCAGCGTCTGTCCCGTCGCCTCTCGCTTGAGGTCACGCAGTCCACGATCCATGTGCGCAGTATGACCTGTCGTGCCCAATGGGCAACATTGCCCACCGAGCAGAGCCGTGGCTTCGGGGCGCCATGGACCGCAACAGTCCGACGCGGTCGGTAGCGTGGCGGCAACAGCTCACCATCGCCCTCCGGCGCCGCGGGTGGCATTAGGTGGGCGTCCAAGGATGGGAGTGCGCGCATGGGCACTGCGGGGGATGGGACGGACGCTGGACGCGTAGCGGACCTCACGCAGCTGGCTGACGGCGCGCAGTTCGCTGACGCCGTGCTGGCTCTACTGGCGGTCGCTCGGCGGACCAGGGGCCGACTGCAGCCCCTCTTCGAGGACGTCACCGTGCCGCAGCTGGTACTGCTGGATGCTGTCCAGGCCTGCGGGCGGGAAGGCATCGTCGCAATCTCGGAGTACACGTTGCTCAGCCAACCGACCGTGACCCAGCAGGCCGCCGCGCTAGAAGCCGCCGGGCTTCTGCGTCGCATCGCAGCCGAGAACGATCGGCGCCGGCGGGTCCTCACGCTCACCGAACGCGGTGAGGACCTCCTGGCATCTAAGCGCGGACTGGTCGCCGACCGGTTATCAGTGGCCTGGGCATCGCTCAGCGCCGAGGAGCGGTCGATCGCGGTCCCGCTGCTGCGTCATGTCATTGACCTTGTCTCGGAGTTGGCCTGACACTTGCACGCACGGACGCGGGAGGAGCCGGCGCCTGCGGCCGGCCGATCGGGACGAGCGCGCTCGGGTGGTGCGTGGCCAGCTGTTGGCACGGGCGGCGACGGCCGAGCCCATCCGACTACGACCGACGGACTGACGCGAGGGCCCGCATCTCCCCTGCGCCCCGTCGTAGGACCTGCGAGGGTCTGACCTTAGCCGCCTCCATCAGGGCGAAGTGGGGCCGCGCACGTTCGCCGGTTCGAGAAGTTGGAGACGCCTCTGTTTCGGGCACACCCACCATCGGAGATGCAGGCACGAGAGTCACCAGGAGGCCGGTGTAGCAGACAAACGTCCGAGCCAGCAGTCCCGAGCTCGGCGGTGGTGCTCGCGTGCTGGCGTTCGCTGACTTGCCTACGATTGGTCACCCATCGCTGAGTTCGCCCGCCGCTTTGCGCATCTGAGAGATGGCATGGTCTTCGTCGCTGGGGAGCGTCGCGATGAGCTCATTCACCCGTCGCCAGCGGTCGAACGTCGCTGCGTCGCTACGGCCGGCCGCAGCCAGCGCCGACCACGTGTCCGCGCAGCGCAGGAGCGCGGTTCCGGCCTTCGCCATCTCAGCGGACCCCGTTAGCCGAGCCACGTCGGTACAGAACTGTGCCTGCAACCGGCGGAACAGGCCGCCGCCGGTCCCTGCCTTCTCCACAAAGGCGTGGAGTGAACGCAGCGCGACGTCTAGTTCCGGTTCGGGCATGAGCCCCGGCCACCGGTCGACATCCTCGGCGAATACCGCGACTCCACTGATCCCCGCAGCAGCAACGGCATCCGGCGGCAGCGCCGACGTATCCGGGATAATCGCGGTTACCGGCGCTTGCATGTTCTCGACCGAGGCGACGAGGGCCGAAGCCGCGGTCGGACGGAGACCGGGCAGGCTCTGGGGCCAGTTCACGAAGTACGTGGTGTGCCTCGTGGGCACGGGGAACGACCGTGACGCGCGCGCCCGCGCAAGAGCCTCGTAGGAGACTTCCTGCACCTCGGCTCGGTCGTTGTCCACCACAAAAGCCTTCTCCGTCTCGTCGTCATAACCGATCACGACGATGTCATGCCGACTCATCTGAAGGCGGACATTGAGGTAGGGCAGCTCAGCAATGTCCGCCCACATCAGCACGGGACGGCCTCGCTGGAGCTCCCTGCGGACCCAGCCCCAACCGGTCACGGGGTCGTCGGTGCCACGGACGTCGACCTCTGCACCGAGCCTCGAAAGAAGGTCGACCTCAAGGTCGCTGCTACGCCCGACGAAGTAGATGGGCGGGGTGAGAGCCGGCACGCGCAGATAGGTGAAACCCAGACCGCCGCCCATCCCGAAGACCAGACCTTCGCTCGGTACCTCCTCCCAGCCGAGACCGGCCCACTCCAGGAGGTCTCTCAGCGCTCCGGAACCGCAATGACCGGCCTCGCGGTGGGGATAGTCCAGCAGGATCCGCCGCGGCTCCGGCTGTCGGGGCAGGAACTCAGCTGACATGGCAACTCCTGGATGGGCTCGCAGCGCTCTGTGCGTACGCCGGTGGGTCGGGCGCGGCGGGTTCCGCGACTCTACATTTCGCTGAGGCACGCAGGGGCTCGCGGTCGACGGCGGTCGTGAGGGCTGGTGCAGGTCACGATTCGAGGGACAGGAACCGGACGGCGACGTCGGAGATCTTGCGCGCCGTCGCGGTTCGGTCCCACTTGGGGAGCGCCAGATGACTGACCGTCAGGCGCACCATGGTGTCGGCCGCGTCGACGACGTCGTCTGGGGGAAGACTCGGGTAACTCTTCGCCACCCATGCGGCTAGGGTGTCGGAGGCGAGGTCGAGAAGCCGCGCGGATGTCGTGAGCAGCGGGAGCATCCCCGTGGACGGCTGACTGCCCGCATCCAGGTCTCGGTTGGAGATGAGCACTGCCTTGAGCAGGGGGCTGCGCTCGGCCTCGATCAAGGTGTAGTCGACGGCTGCTGCGATGCCGCGTTTCGCATCGCCGATGTGTGCCTCCAGCGCCTTCTGGATGCCCTCCAGGAAGCGCGAGGCCTCGCGGAGCACGAGGGCTTCTCCAAGGCCGGCCTTGTCACCGAACTCCTTGTAGAGCGCCGCTCGCGACACCCCGGCACGATGCGCCACCTCTCCCATGCGCACCCGGTCCCAGCCGCGGTCGACGATCAGGTCGTGGGCAGCCTCGAGGACAGCGGCGCGCATGTGCTCCCTGAACCGTTCGCGCATGGATGGTCCCCGCATGTCAGAGAGGTTAGCGATTCGTGTCTCGCGACCGACTCGCGTCACTGACCTGGACACGCCCGCACGCTCCTAGCGTGCTCGTGGGCCAGTTGGTCGACCATGACGGCGAGGGTGTCCTGAAGCCTCTGCACCCCTGCAGCGACTGCCGTCGCCCTCGGCAACTCTCGGAGGTCCTCGAGTTGCACCGGGTCCCCGACCAGCAGGGTGACCCGACGACGGCGGCGGCCCAGCACCACCCTCCCTTCGTAGGCTGGCACGATCGCCTGCACGCCCCATTGAGCAACGGGAATCAATGGAGCCGACGTCTCGAGTGCGATGCGGACAGCACCCGACCTGAGCGACATCAGACGTCCATCCGGTCGCTTTGTGATCGATCCTTCCGGATACACCACGACAAGAGCGCCACGCTCCACGGCTTCGACCGCGGCACGGATCCCTGACCGGCCGTCGGACCGATCGACCTCGACGTGGCCGGCCGACCGGAACCACCAGCCGACTGCTCTACTTTGAAACAGGCTCGCCTTGGCCATGAACCGGGGGGTCCGGCCCTGGGCGAGGATCATCTCCCCCAGGAACAGCGGGTCGGCCTGGGAGACATGGTTGGCCGCCAGCACCGCGCCTCCCGACCCGGGCAGGCGCTCCGTACCGCGCCAGTCCGCTCTCCTGCCCAGCAGCAGCAGCGGTTTGCAGACGAGCAACGCCAGCCACCACGCAGGCCCGCGGGCGTCTCTGGGGACGCCTCTCGCGCCCGCGGACCGACCCGAGTCACGCAAGTCCGGAACGATACGCAGGACTCCCATCGCCGTCCAGACCGTCGACCTCCAAGCCATCCTTGCTCACCTCGGCGGGCAATGGCTCGATGGTGACCACGACCAGCGGTCACTGCGGCTTCTCACACCGCCACCTCCGCTGTCAGGGCGGCCATGTCGGCCGCAGTCCCCTGGGTGAGCATGCGTTTGGTGGTCATGAAGTCCCGGGGACGGTTGACACAGTCAGCAGCTATCGGCTCGCCCTTCCGGAGGTAGTAGCAGGTGAAGTCGCGGTCACGGGTCGGGTCACCACTCATGACGATGTCGTCATAGGCGGTGTTGAGTCCCGCGATCTGGAGCTTGAGGTCATACTGGTCCGACCAGAACCACGGGAGCGCCGCCACCTCCTTGTCATTTCCACAGATAGTCGCCGCTGCCACCTTGGCCTGCTCCACTGCACTCGGGACCGACTCCAGCCTGATTCGTCGGCCGTAGCGGGGGATGTCCTGCGACGTACAGTCCCCGGCCGCCACGATGTCAGGGTCACTGGTGCGGGCGTGGGCGTCGATGAGGATCCCGTCGTCCACGACCAGGCCGGCTGCCTCGGCGAGTTCGGTGGTCGGCTCGATCCCGATTCCGACGATCACAAAGTCCGCTTGGACCGACTCGCCACTGGCCAGCACCACCTCTCGCACGCGGGTGTCGCCGACCAGGGCCTCTACCGAGGCGTTCGTCCTCACGTCGACGCCCTCTTCTTGGTGGATCCGTGTGAAGAAGGCCGACACCTCAGGGGCAGTGACCCGCTCGAGGACCCGGTCTGCGGCCTCGAGGACCGTGACGTGGAGGCCCAACGAGCGCAGCGAGGCGGCGGTCTCCAGCCCGATGTACCCACCACCCACGATGACGGCGTTGCGCCCGGGGATCGCGTCCTCGCGGATCCGCTCCACCCCCGACGATTGACGCAGGTAGTGCACCCCGTCGAGGTCGGCACCCTCGGCGCGGAGACGTCGGGGGTGCGCTCCCGTGCACAGAGCAAGAGCGTCATAGGACAAGCGGTCCCCGGTGCCGAGCACGAGCTCGCCCGCCGGCCGGTCGATCTCCTGCACGCTGGCAGTCACGCGCTCGACGTCCTGCTTGACGTAGAAGTCCTCCGACCGGATGGCCAGCTCCTTCAGCGAGCACTTCCCGGCCAGATATGCCTTCGACAACGGAGGCCTTTGGTACGGCAGCGCCGACTCGTCACCGACCAGCACGATCTCACCCGACCAACCCTCTCGGCGGAGGCTGGTGACCAGCTGCACCCCGGCATGGCTGGCGCCGACCACCACCGCGCGCCCTGAGCTCATCCGCTGCCCTTGGGGGTGAGCTCGACCATCAGCTTGCTGATGCCGCGAACAAAGTTGGACTGCACGTACTGCGGCTCACCGACCACATCGATCCTCTCGAAGCGCGGGAGCAGCTCCTCCCAGAGGATCCGCAGCTGCAGCTCGGCCAACCGGTTGCCCATGCACCGATGCACGCCGAAGCCGAAAGCGATGTGGTTGCGGGCGTTGCGACGGTCGATGATCAGCTCGTCCGGCCGCTCGAACACCGTCTCGTCGCGGTTGCCGGACGCGTACCACATCACCACCTTGTCGCCCTTGCGGATGAACTGACCGTTCAGCATGGTGTCGGTCTTCGCGATCCGCCGCATGTACGCGAGCGGCGTCTGCCAGCGGATGATCTCCGAGACCATGTTCGGGATCAGGTCCGGATTGGCCTTGAGCTTCTCGAACTGGTCGGGGAACTGGTTGAGTGCAAGAACTCCGCCGCTCATCGAGTTGCGTGTGGTGTCGTTGCCGCCCACGATCAGCAGAACAAAGTTGCCGATGAACTCCATCGGACGCTTGATCAGGTCCTTGGTGCTCTCATCGCTCTGCAGCATCGTGACCAGGTCGAACCCGGGCTCTTCGCCGGCCGCGAGCCGGGCGGCCTTGTCGTGCCAGAGTTCAGTGAGTCCTCGCGCCATCTCGAGCATGCCCCGGAACAGCTCGTCGTTGTCGGTAGTGGCCGTGCCGCCGTTGGTCTGCTCCATCGAGGTTGCCAGGTCCGACCACTCGACGAGCTTGTGCCGCTCCTCGAAGGGGAAGTCCAACAGCGTGGCCAGCATGCGGGCGGTCAGCTCGATCGACACCGTGCTCACCCAGTCGAACGGTTCGTTGACGGGCAGGTTGTCCAGGACGTCCCTGACGCGCTCGCGAATGAGGTCCTCCATCTCGTGGAGGTTCTTCGGTGCGACGACACCTTGTACGGCGCGCCGCTGTATGTCGTGCTTGGGCGGGTCCATGGCGATGAACATCGCGACGTCCATGAACCGCGGGGGTGTTCCGATGACGATGAGAGGCTCGGCGGAGAAGACCTCGTGGTTCTTGTCCACCGCCATGATGTCGGCGTGACGCGTCACCGACCAGAACGGGCCGAAGGGACTGTGGGCCTGGTAGTGGACCGGAGCCTCGTTGCGCAGACGTTCGAAGTAGGATGCCCACCGCCCCTGTCGGTAGAGGAACGGGTTGCTGAGGTCGATCTCGGCGAGGGGGACCTCTTCGACCGGCGGGATCCGGGCCTCGACGAACATCGGCCCGTTCGCGCCGGTGACCCAACGCCGGCCCTTGTCGTAGAGGCGCGCGCCCTGGATCTGTCGCTCCAGGGGGATGGCGGACTCCACCTTCGTTTTCACTGATTCTGGGATCTTCACTTCTGGGAACTTCATCGGGCTTGACCCTCCTGCTACATCTGGAACTCGGGCAACTGCACCGTCAAGCCGTCCCACGATTTGCAGACCTTGACTTGGCACGACAGGCGAGACGTCGGCTGTCGCTCGGGGTTCATCGACAGCATCTCCTCCTCCTCGGGACCGGACCGGCCGACCTTGTCGGCCCAGGCGCGATCAACGATCACGTGGCAGGTGCCGCATGCGGCCTCGCCGCCGCAGTCGGCATCGATGCCCGGGATGGCGTTGTTCGTCGCCACCTGCATCAGCGAGCTGCCCTCCTCGAGCGGGGCCTCGTGCTGCTCCCCATCGTGCGACATGAAGGTGACCACTGCCATCGACAATTCTCCTACCTTTGCCTACCGGATAGACGTTTCGATGATGATTGTTGTCGACTGTCCCCGGCAAAGCCATGTCGTATCGTGTCAGTATGTTGTGAATTCGGATCACGTGAGGATTGCCTGTGAGGACAGACGAGCCAGGCGTCCCGTCGCTGGCCTTCGTGCAACTGCTGAGCAGTCCGGCGATCGACGCGGACGCCGTCGAGCGTTTTCGCGTCATCATGGTGCGCGAGGGAACCGGTGAGATGGCTCTCATCCGGACCCAGGGCGAGGCACCGCTGCGATGGTTCCGCGAGGTCTATCCCGACCTCGACATCGAGCAGGCCACCCGGCTCGGGATCGCCTGCGCAGAACACGCGCAGCTCACATCCTTCGGACCGTTGAGTGTCCCGTTGGTCAGCGCGTGCACCGTCGAAGAAGTCGTGGAGCTGCTGACCTATCTGCCCTTGATCACCAACGCGGTCACCACGCAGTTCCAACCGCAGCAGGACGACCTGACGATCCGGCTGTCGGGGAACGCAGGCGACCCCGATCTCGACTGTCTGGTCGTCACCTACTGCGGACTGGCACTCCTACGGTTGATCGACCTGGTGGTCGTCGAGGCCTCGGAGGCAACCATGCACAGCCACTGGCCGGAGCCGAGCGTGCTACCCCGAGAGGCCGCGAGCCGGTCCCGGCTCGAGTTCGACGCCCCCTTCTCCTACCTGCACATGCCCGCGAGGACGCTTCAGGCTCCCTGCCGCTTCCCCGACCCGATCTCCTACGAACTCGCCGTCACCGAGCTCCAGCAGGCGCTCGCGCGCCGAGCCGACACCCCGGAGTTCACCCGCAGAGTCTGGGCGTTGCTCGACGACGGGTCCGGGGCAAGGACGATCCAGTCCGTCGCGGACGAGTTCTCGATGTCCTCGAGCACCCTGAAACGGCGCCTCGCCGCTGAGGGGACCAGTTTCCGCGAGCTGCTGCAGCAGTCGATGGTCGACCGCGCCAGGAAGCGGCTTCTCGACCCCTCCACGTCGGTCGGCGAGGTCGCCAACGAGCTCGGCTACAGCGATCTCACCAACTTCTCGCACGCCTTCAAGAAATGGACCGGCAGCTCACCGAGCCACTTCCGACGTGAGCACGAGGTCCGTTGAGGCGAGAGTGCTCAGTCCGAGCTTCCTGACGGGTCCACGGGTGCATGCTCGCCGGCCTCCCCGGCGTTCCCAGGACCAATGAAGGCGTCGTCGGCAAGCCCGACGCCGGGGGCCGTGCGGCCGTAGGTCTGCTCGAGGGCCGTCTGGATCCGGTCCAGCGGGAGGTCGTCGAAGCTGCCGTGGTCCCGCACGTACTCCATGTGCCGGGTGCCGTCGGAGGGTGAAGGCGTGCATGAGCGCGTCGCTCTGTCCGTCGAAGTCCACCGGGGGCACGTCGAAGCGCTCGCACAGCTCGACATTGAAGGCCGGCGTCGCCTTCATCCATCGCCCGTCGAGGTGGACGCTGCAGTACCCGTGGTACACGAACAGGTCCGTGCCACCCATGACGGCCCGTAAGGTGTCGGTCTGCAGGTGGTTGCGGACGTCAGCGAAGCCCAGCCGGGCGGGGATGCCCACGGCCCGCAGCACCGCCGTCAGAAGCACCGCCTTGGGAACGCAGTAGGCGCGGCCCGCCTCGAGCACGTAGCTCGCCCGGTAGTGCGCAGGATCTCGGGACACCGAGTAGGGGTCGTACCAGACCCTGTCCCGGACCGCTGCGAAGAGGAGGCTCGCTCGCTCACGAGGGCTCGACGCGCCGGCGATCACCCACCTGCTCGGTGAAGTCGCGCACCGAAGCGCTGTCGTGATCAAGGAAGAAGGTCGCTCGAGGTGCGGTCCCGCGGTCGGCGTCATCGCCGCCGCCAGTGGGCATTGCTACTACGAGCAGGGCAGTCCCTTCTTGAGCCACGCCTCGTCACGGTGATCGGCGGGCTGCAGACCGATAGTGAGCCACACCAGAACAGCCGGTGGGCAGCCGCGTGGAGAGCTCCCCGCCGATCACCTGGACCGAGTCTGGCCAGACACCGGCCCTACGGGAATCGTCTAGTAGCCGCGAAGGTCGCACTCACCCGGACTTCGCCCGTCGCGGTCGCGAGGTGGGTGGGTCGTGGCAGTCTGAAGCTGTGACCGAGCAGGATCCGTGGGTAGAGGCTGAGACTCACACCTGGGAGCAGGACATGCGACGGGAGTTGGCCGACTCCGCGAGCGGCGAAGATGCCTGAGCCGCCGTGGCCAAGCCCGGACAACCCGATGCTGGCCGCGTTGCTGCACGACGCTGGCAAGAACGTCGACGCTCTCGGCGTAGACGCCGCGTTCATCCAGTTAGCGACGCACTGTTGGTTCGAGGGCGGCATTGAGGCCTACGACCGTGGCCAGCGCGATGCTCGCGGAGCGCCCGCCGAAGGCTGACAGGGGATTCGACCCGGTACCACTTACGGTCCACATTGGGCCCGCGCTACTCGGTGCCAGGCGGGTATCCTGAGATCGGACGCGAGGGCGCATCCCTCACCACACCGTGCGAGTCGGTAGCTTCCGATCCAGGACCGAAGTAGTCGCGACGCCCTCGACGGCGTCCAGAGGTCGCAGGTTCAAATCCTGCCCCCGCTACAAAGAGAAACCGCCCGTGACCTGCTGGTCACGGGCGGTTTTCGCGTCTCGGGCGACGACCGGGACGACTCGCTGACACCATGGACGGATCCACCCGGGATCAACGTCAGGAGCACCCATGAGCGACCAGACCCCAGAGCAGGCCAGTCGTGAGGTCATCGACCGGGTCCAGGGCAGCTTCGACCGCCAAGGGCTGATGCGACTGCTCGGGGCGCAGCTCACACATGTGGCGCCTGGTCGAGTCCAGGTCACTCTGTCGCACCGTGACGAGGTGACCCAGCAGCACGGTTACATCCACGCGGGAGCGACCAGCGCGATCGCCGACACGGCGGGCGGGTATGCCGCGCTGACGTTGATGCCGCCGACCTCCGAGGTGCTGACGGTCGAGTACAAGCTCAACCTCGTCGCTCCGGCAGCGGGAGACCATCTCGAGGCGATCGGTACGGTGCTCAAGTCCGGCCGCACCCTCAGCATCTGCCGGCTCGAGGTCTTCGCCGTCTCGGACGACGGACGAAAGCTAGTTGCCGCCGGCCAGCAGACCCTGATCGGGGTGCCTGGGACTCCCTCCACCACTGGAGTCAGTTCGTGAGGAGGTCGGCGTAGCGCCGACGATGCTTCGGCTCGAGGATGCCCTTGAGCACCAGCGCGAGCTGGCGCTGCGCATAGGTGTCCAGGGAGAGCGTCCGCTCGAAGTACCAGTGCTTCAGGGCCCAGGCGTGCGCCAGCAGGAGCAGGTCGTACGCCGCCAGCTCGAGGTCTGGCACGTCGAACACCCCGGCCTCCACGCCAGCGCGGAGCGCGGCCCGCAACGGCTCACTGGTCTGCACCTCGAGCTCCTTGATCCGCGCCCGGCCCGCCTCGTCGAGGCTCTTGGTCTCCCGGTAGGTCAGGACGGCGGCGTGGCGGCGCTCGTCGATGACCTCGCAGTAGGCACGGAAGCCCGCGGCCAGGCGGTGGACGGGATCGTCGCCAGCGGCCTCGACCGCGGCCGGCACCCGGGTCGCGAAGGAGTCCAGCACGCCGATGATGACGGCGAGGAGCAGGTCGTCCTTGCTCCCGAAGTAGCGATAGATCAGACCGACGCTCACGCCGGCCTCGGCGGCCACGGACTGCATGGACACCGCATGGGATCCGTCGCGCTCCATCAACCGCGCCGCCGCCTCGAGGAGCTGGGCGCTGCGACGCTCGGC
Protein-coding regions in this window:
- a CDS encoding TetR/AcrR family transcriptional regulator: MRGPSMRERFREHMRAAVLEAAHDLIVDRGWDRVRMGEVAHRAGVSRAALYKEFGDKAGLGEALVLREASRFLEGIQKALEAHIGDAKRGIAAAVDYTLIEAERSPLLKAVLISNRDLDAGSQPSTGMLPLLTTSARLLDLASDTLAAWVAKSYPSLPPDDVVDAADTMVRLTVSHLALPKWDRTATARKISDVAVRFLSLES
- a CDS encoding lysophospholipid acyltransferase family protein, with protein sequence MAWRSTVWTAMGVLRIVPDLRDSGRSAGARGVPRDARGPAWWLALLVCKPLLLLGRRADWRGTERLPGSGGAVLAANHVSQADPLFLGEMILAQGRTPRFMAKASLFQSRAVGWWFRSAGHVEVDRSDGRSGIRAAVEAVERGALVVVYPEGSITKRPDGRLMSLRSGAVRIALETSAPLIPVAQWGVQAIVPAYEGRVVLGRRRRRVTLLVGDPVQLEDLRELPRATAVAAGVQRLQDTLAVMVDQLAHEHARSVRACPGQ
- a CDS encoding MarR family winged helix-turn-helix transcriptional regulator is translated as MGTAGDGTDAGRVADLTQLADGAQFADAVLALLAVARRTRGRLQPLFEDVTVPQLVLLDAVQACGREGIVAISEYTLLSQPTVTQQAAALEAAGLLRRIAAENDRRRRVLTLTERGEDLLASKRGLVADRLSVAWASLSAEERSIAVPLLRHVIDLVSELA
- a CDS encoding BtrH N-terminal domain-containing protein translates to MSAEFLPRQPEPRRILLDYPHREAGHCGSGALRDLLEWAGLGWEEVPSEGLVFGMGGGLGFTYLRVPALTPPIYFVGRSSDLEVDLLSRLGAEVDVRGTDDPVTGWGWVRRELQRGRPVLMWADIAELPYLNVRLQMSRHDIVVIGYDDETEKAFVVDNDRAEVQEVSYEALARARASRSFPVPTRHTTYFVNWPQSLPGLRPTAASALVASVENMQAPVTAIIPDTSALPPDAVAAAGISGVAVFAEDVDRWPGLMPEPELDVALRSLHAFVEKAGTGGGLFRRLQAQFCTDVARLTGSAEMAKAGTALLRCADTWSALAAAGRSDAATFDRWRRVNELIATLPSDEDHAISQMRKAAGELSDG
- a CDS encoding TetR/AcrR family transcriptional regulator, with the protein product MDRGLRDLKREATGQTLAVAAFELTRERGLFGFVTADVVDRAGYSRRTFANHFSCKEEAVASVAFGRVDDVSEILTSLPADLPLLDALLAVMREQFTEDTLLTMRELMTMARQYPTLEPYVLGVQQRMRHTAQELLGSVAGERYPSIYVPLLFGAVYGAVMAALEGTLDVHLSGESDLSSAAMDYSSFLDLTFDYLRNGL
- a CDS encoding MMPL family transporter; the protein is MSTFLYRLGRTAFGKPWLFISGWLAVLAVVVGAVAINGVSVSSEMKIEGTEAQTVLDRVADELPAASGGQASVVFTVPEGERLDTADRLSVITNTVNDVYDLDKVVNPLDLAPGAADQGAPGTPNENAPGTPPTGSAQGQTPPYQPLLVDGAPVPGVLVSSDGQVALFQFQFTVASTSLTDDDVTSVVEVVERAEHGTGITVLPSDSLKAIEIPVGIGEVIGLAVAALVLVLTLGSLIAAGLPLVTALVGVGIGVGGAYALSTAVEMNSATPVLGLMVGLAVGIDYALFVVNRQRRLILDRGLTAQEAAGRAVGTAGSAVFFAGVTVLIALTALTVIGIAMLSTMALVAASTVALAVLIALTLLPALLGLVGERICSDKARAQRRAKVKEESHSVADHWVKGVIRFRWPVIVGVVAILGVMAIPAASMNLGIPTGATANQDTAARQSYEAVSQGFGEGFNGPLLVTAEPTGTAGRVTPELTAKLIADLQDRDDIVLAAPVGVNEAGDLAVFSVIPTSGPSDEATSDLVTSLREPDNAIAGDNEVQLGVTGFTAIGIDMSDKLADVLPLYLGIIIALSVLILMLVFRSVVVPIKATAGFLLSILATFGATTAVFQWGWLSSLFGFDTGGPLMSFMPIIVTGILYGLAMDYEVFLVSSMREAHIHGEGARQSVVHGFDQASRVVVAAAIIMVAVFSGFIFSHDIMIKQIGFALAAGILIDAFVVRLTLVPALMAVFNERAWWLPRWLDRVLPDLDIEGDKLLTMLNEEAEAPGRQHLEVRN